The Thermoflavifilum sp. genome contains a region encoding:
- a CDS encoding cation:proton antiporter produces MYFPLLAINFHLPLQDPVLVFCIVLFVILLAPLLMKKLRIPGIIGLILAGILLGHHGFNILEGDLLQKGNSINLFGTVGLLYIMFLAGLELNLNEFKKNQHKSILFGVFTFIFPFLIGLFVCEHILHLSLISAVLVASMFSTHTLVAYPIASRLRIIGNEAVAIAVGATIITDTVVLLILAVITGYAEGSITASFWVKLGVAIVLFVALIFLTFPAVGRWFFRHIPDDEVSHFMFVLGMVFLAGFMAEVAGVEAIIGAFMAGLALNRLIPHTSPLMNRLEFVGNALFIPFFLIGVGMLVDVHILFQGWESWLVAITLTASAFAGKFIAAFIAQKIFHYDAAQRGVIFGLTSAHAAATLAVILTGYKVGLVDEQILNGTIVLILFTCLVASFATETSGKKLAISEAQKTPEREEDRDVVMVAISNPQTIERLLDFALMLKVSDKANPLFTLSVIKDNEKASDEVLIRNRMLEEAVRRAAATNHRVQVVTRIDLNTVSGIARATKELMVTDLVLGWSSRKRTLEWIFGNTLGSLVQEVWQSVYVCNFVLPLNTARKIVVIVPRNAEYEIGFQQWVMKLKRISNEIGAQPLIYCTESSIPPLLNLLENVKPAVKPSFVVFEDMEDFLIASRDIGRDDWLWIVSARKGTLSHQPALDHLADKLNKHFLDQNFLVLYPGQRIFEERELAMRMDDLYAGGLPQPIETLERLTRRMRKLIKRKST; encoded by the coding sequence ATGTATTTTCCTCTTTTAGCCATAAATTTTCATTTACCTCTGCAGGACCCTGTTCTGGTTTTTTGCATTGTATTGTTTGTGATTTTGCTGGCCCCCCTGCTGATGAAGAAGTTACGCATTCCCGGTATCATTGGTCTCATTCTGGCGGGCATTTTGCTTGGGCATCACGGGTTTAATATTCTGGAAGGTGATTTACTACAAAAGGGAAACAGCATTAACCTGTTTGGTACGGTGGGATTATTATACATTATGTTTTTAGCTGGCTTGGAATTAAATTTAAACGAGTTTAAAAAAAACCAGCATAAAAGTATTTTATTTGGCGTTTTTACGTTCATTTTTCCTTTTCTTATTGGTTTATTCGTATGTGAGCATATTTTGCATCTTTCGCTGATCAGTGCTGTGCTGGTTGCCAGCATGTTTTCCACGCACACACTGGTAGCTTATCCCATAGCCAGTCGATTGAGAATTATTGGGAATGAAGCGGTGGCCATAGCAGTGGGAGCAACGATTATTACCGATACCGTGGTGTTGTTGATTTTAGCCGTCATTACAGGATATGCCGAGGGTAGCATCACGGCTTCATTCTGGGTAAAACTCGGCGTTGCTATTGTGTTGTTTGTGGCTTTAATATTTCTGACCTTTCCAGCTGTTGGTCGGTGGTTTTTCAGACATATACCAGACGATGAAGTATCGCATTTCATGTTCGTACTGGGGATGGTATTTCTGGCGGGATTTATGGCTGAGGTTGCAGGTGTGGAAGCGATTATCGGTGCATTCATGGCGGGTTTAGCATTAAATCGCTTGATACCGCATACTTCCCCGTTGATGAACCGGCTGGAATTTGTAGGCAATGCTTTGTTTATTCCTTTCTTTCTGATTGGTGTTGGAATGCTGGTTGATGTTCATATTCTTTTTCAGGGCTGGGAATCCTGGCTGGTAGCGATTACATTAACTGCGTCTGCATTTGCCGGAAAGTTTATCGCTGCATTTATCGCACAAAAAATTTTTCATTACGATGCTGCTCAACGTGGTGTAATCTTCGGGCTTACCAGTGCACATGCTGCGGCTACACTTGCCGTTATCCTCACGGGCTATAAAGTGGGTCTGGTTGATGAACAGATCCTGAACGGCACCATCGTGTTAATTTTGTTTACCTGTCTGGTGGCTTCTTTTGCTACGGAAACTTCCGGAAAAAAACTGGCCATAAGTGAAGCGCAGAAGACTCCTGAACGCGAGGAAGATCGTGATGTGGTGATGGTAGCCATTTCCAATCCGCAAACCATTGAACGGCTGCTTGATTTTGCCTTGATGTTGAAAGTTTCAGATAAAGCGAATCCGTTATTTACGTTATCGGTGATTAAGGACAATGAAAAGGCAAGTGATGAAGTGTTGATTCGCAATCGTATGCTGGAAGAAGCTGTGAGACGTGCAGCAGCAACGAATCACAGGGTACAGGTAGTTACGCGGATTGACTTAAATACGGTGAGTGGTATTGCAAGGGCAACCAAAGAATTGATGGTCACCGATCTGGTGCTGGGATGGAGCAGCCGTAAGCGGACACTGGAGTGGATTTTTGGAAATACGCTGGGAAGTCTCGTCCAGGAAGTCTGGCAATCGGTTTACGTATGTAATTTTGTATTGCCCCTGAATACTGCACGCAAGATTGTAGTAATCGTACCACGCAATGCGGAATATGAAATTGGATTTCAACAATGGGTCATGAAATTGAAACGCATCAGTAATGAAATCGGTGCTCAACCACTTATTTATTGTACTGAATCGAGTATTCCACCTTTGTTGAATTTACTGGAAAACGTCAAACCCGCCGTGAAGCCCAGCTTTGTGGTGTTTGAAGATATGGAAGATTTTTTGATTGCTTCGCGGGATATCGGTCGTGACGACTGGCTCTGGATCGTAAGCGCAAGAAAAGGTACACTCTCCCATCAACCGGCGCTGGATCATCTGGCCGATAAGTTGAATAAACATTTTCTGGATCAGAATTTTCTGGTGCTATATCCGGGGCAAAGAATTTTTGAAGAGCGTGAACTGGCTATGCGTATGGATGATTTGTACGCGGGAGGTCTCCCCCAGCCTATTGAAACCCTGGAACGTCTTACCCGTCGGATGCGCAAACTTATCAAACGTAAATCCACATGA
- the pncA gene encoding bifunctional nicotinamidase/pyrazinamidase, translated as MQALILVDIQQDFLPGGALAVPEGDRIIPVVNELQADYALVIATQDWHPVNHMSFAVNHPGRKPFEVIEWKGMSQTLWPVHCVQNSPGAEFSPLLSTDKVEAIFRKGTDPDIDSYSGFFDNGHLKSTGLAGYLREKGVDEVVIAGLAGDICVYYTAMDALDQGFQATIIREAVQPLSEKDFQARMQQFQAKGGKFISR; from the coding sequence ATGCAAGCTTTGATACTGGTTGATATTCAACAGGATTTTTTGCCGGGAGGTGCACTGGCCGTGCCCGAAGGCGATCGGATTATTCCTGTAGTCAATGAATTACAGGCCGATTATGCACTGGTGATTGCGACGCAAGATTGGCATCCGGTGAATCACATGAGCTTTGCCGTGAATCATCCGGGTAGAAAACCATTTGAAGTTATCGAGTGGAAGGGTATGTCACAAACGCTCTGGCCTGTACATTGCGTGCAAAACAGTCCGGGGGCCGAGTTTTCGCCTTTATTGTCGACCGATAAAGTAGAAGCCATATTTCGAAAAGGTACAGACCCCGATATCGATAGCTATAGTGGATTCTTTGATAATGGACATTTAAAATCCACCGGGCTTGCAGGATATTTGCGTGAAAAAGGCGTGGATGAAGTGGTGATCGCCGGACTTGCAGGCGATATCTGTGTATATTACACGGCAATGGACGCACTGGATCAGGGTTTTCAGGCTACCATCATCCGTGAAGCGGTACAACCGCTGAGCGAAAAAGATTTTCAAGCACGTATGCAGCAATTCCAGGCTAAGGGTGGAAAATTCATTTCCAGATAA
- a CDS encoding nicotinate phosphoribosyltransferase: MYTYSISGTYTDLYELVMAQAYFLENRHQTPAVFDYFFRKLPFDGGYVVFAGLHELLEVLEDWTFSESDIAYLQESLHLHPAFLDYLRQFHFTGNVYACREGEVVFPYEPVVRVEAPILEAQILETLLLNILNFQSLIATKAARIRYVSGEKSLSEFGFRRAQGLAGIMTARAAVIGGFQSTSNVYAGERYGIPVVGTMAHAFVQSYASEVEAFRAFARHHPQGCIFLVDTYDTLHSGIPNAITVAKEMEQQGRQALGIRLDSGDLAYLSRRARVMLDEAGLSYMKIAVSNQLDEYLIRSLREQGAPIDIFGVGTKLAIGHPDAVLDGVYKLCEINHVPTIKLSESLTKMNLPGKKQVFRILHNDGQFLGADVITRDDEQETEIDVMYHPFEPGKFKKIKGYAREPLLFPVMKNGSRITAAPSLNAIAAYARERLQQLPPEYKRFEFPHVYKVGLSEKLLHLRDQLRAQYQTSWLNHDT; encoded by the coding sequence ATGTACACCTACAGTATTTCCGGCACTTATACAGATTTATATGAGCTTGTGATGGCACAGGCCTATTTTCTGGAAAACCGCCATCAAACGCCGGCTGTATTTGATTATTTCTTTCGTAAACTACCTTTTGATGGGGGCTATGTGGTATTTGCCGGACTGCATGAATTATTGGAAGTGCTGGAAGACTGGACTTTTTCCGAATCGGATATTGCTTATTTACAGGAATCCCTGCACCTGCATCCCGCATTTCTGGATTATTTGCGACAGTTTCATTTCACCGGCAACGTGTATGCCTGCAGGGAAGGGGAGGTGGTGTTTCCTTATGAGCCCGTGGTGCGAGTGGAAGCGCCTATTCTTGAAGCACAGATTCTGGAAACTTTGTTGCTGAATATCCTGAATTTTCAGTCGCTGATCGCTACCAAAGCCGCCCGCATCCGGTATGTGAGTGGTGAAAAATCATTAAGTGAATTCGGTTTCCGACGAGCACAGGGATTGGCCGGCATCATGACGGCAAGAGCTGCTGTGATTGGCGGTTTTCAATCCACCAGCAACGTGTATGCCGGTGAGCGATATGGTATTCCCGTAGTGGGTACCATGGCGCACGCATTTGTGCAAAGCTATGCCAGTGAAGTGGAAGCTTTTCGGGCATTTGCCCGACATCATCCACAGGGATGCATATTTCTGGTAGATACTTACGATACCCTGCATAGCGGCATTCCAAATGCAATTACCGTTGCAAAAGAAATGGAACAGCAGGGCAGGCAAGCGCTGGGCATAAGGCTCGATAGCGGCGATCTGGCTTATCTTTCGCGCCGGGCGCGTGTGATGTTAGATGAAGCCGGACTATCGTATATGAAAATAGCCGTGTCTAACCAGTTAGACGAATACCTGATCCGGAGCTTGCGTGAGCAGGGCGCCCCTATCGATATTTTCGGCGTGGGTACCAAGCTTGCCATCGGCCATCCAGATGCGGTTTTAGACGGTGTGTACAAACTCTGTGAAATTAACCATGTACCGACCATCAAACTTTCAGAGAGCCTGACCAAGATGAATCTGCCCGGTAAGAAACAGGTGTTTCGTATTTTACATAACGACGGACAATTTCTGGGTGCAGATGTCATCACGCGGGACGATGAGCAAGAAACAGAAATCGATGTGATGTATCATCCGTTCGAACCTGGTAAGTTTAAAAAAATCAAGGGTTATGCACGTGAACCCCTGTTGTTTCCTGTGATGAAAAATGGTAGCCGCATCACAGCCGCTCCATCGCTCAATGCCATTGCGGCTTACGCTCGTGAACGCCTGCAGCAGTTGCCACCCGAATACAAACGCTTTGAATTTCCGCATGTGTATAAGGTGGGGTTAAGCGAAAAACTATTGCATTTACGCGATCAATTGCGTGCCCAATACCAGACATCCTGGCTAAATCACGATACTTGA